From a single Lewinella sp. LCG006 genomic region:
- a CDS encoding 1-acyl-sn-glycerol-3-phosphate acyltransferase gives MEQKPPIRLSVLEDHEVEAAVQELFGSASLLASMKTFMPAELYEKLLSAKDEVKSTRDFQEKMMLVFLRFVRELSISELTNSGLERLDPSKKYLFISNHRDIGLDSAFLNKALFEAGFTTTQIAIGDNLMTHRLAELIFRVNKSFAVIRSGGPRELYQHSMRMSAYIHEMIHTGKDSVWIAQREGRSKDGNDRTQIGILKMLSLSNQGDLIDHFEALNIVPVSISYEYDPTGLVKTLSYLRKLKNPEFKKSFTEDIQHILLGIKGQKGHVHFHFGQPINSRLQPLRALDNGKKQLEELVAMLDKSIHTNYRLHPINYIACDLLRGTQKYQSYYNPEELRAITVFFEKQLALLPTDQLEEGRKYLLGIYANPVWNREG, from the coding sequence ATGGAGCAGAAGCCACCTATTCGCTTGAGTGTGTTGGAAGATCATGAGGTAGAGGCTGCCGTTCAGGAGCTTTTTGGTAGTGCAAGCCTGTTGGCAAGCATGAAGACTTTTATGCCTGCGGAGCTTTACGAAAAGTTGTTGAGTGCCAAGGATGAGGTGAAAAGCACCCGCGATTTTCAGGAGAAAATGATGCTGGTCTTTCTGCGGTTTGTGCGAGAGTTGAGCATCAGTGAGCTCACAAACAGTGGCCTTGAGCGATTGGATCCCTCAAAAAAATACCTGTTTATTTCCAACCACCGAGATATTGGTCTGGATTCAGCCTTTCTGAATAAAGCACTTTTCGAAGCTGGATTTACGACTACCCAAATTGCTATCGGCGATAATTTGATGACCCATCGCCTCGCAGAGTTGATTTTTCGTGTCAATAAAAGCTTTGCGGTTATCCGCTCAGGAGGCCCTCGGGAGTTGTATCAGCACTCCATGAGAATGTCTGCTTACATCCACGAAATGATTCACACCGGCAAGGATTCTGTCTGGATCGCCCAACGGGAAGGCCGCTCCAAAGACGGCAATGATCGTACCCAAATCGGGATACTAAAGATGCTAAGCCTCAGTAATCAAGGCGATCTCATCGATCATTTTGAAGCCTTAAACATTGTACCCGTCTCTATTTCCTACGAATACGACCCAACGGGTTTGGTGAAAACCCTCAGCTACCTGCGCAAACTGAAGAACCCTGAGTTTAAAAAATCCTTCACGGAAGATATTCAGCACATTCTGCTTGGTATCAAAGGCCAAAAAGGGCACGTTCATTTCCATTTCGGTCAACCGATAAATTCCCGCCTACAACCCCTTCGCGCACTCGATAATGGAAAGAAACAACTGGAGGAATTGGTTGCCATGTTGGATAAATCCATCCATACCAATTACCGTTTACACCCCATCAATTACATCGCTTGTGATTTGTTGCGAGGCACCCAAAAGTACCAGTCCTATTACAACCCAGAGGAGCTGCGAGCAATCACCGTTTTTTTTGAAAAACAATTGGCCCTGCTCCCCACAGATCAACTGGAAGAGGGTCGGAAATATTTGCTAGGGATTTATGCTAATCCGGTTTGGAATAGGGAGGGGTGA
- a CDS encoding beta-N-acetylhexosaminidase: MRNQTLLLITIARSWKALSKCLPTYNHLKNLPFLLFATLLVLTSCKKPAPTDLSKAALIPFPKSIFPTHERFCLQKGTVIHVWEDDMMPLAEYLEEMLEATTQLDIIVEKGDVTRGTGHIYLELMDDYINEEGPAFYELSIKNKKVHLMSKSPAGVFWGIQTLLQLLPTSATEDNHWVIASGVIDDAPLYDYRGAMLDVSRHFFGLADVKRFIDLIALCKINYLHLHLADDQGWRIEIKSWPNLTTHGGSTQVGGGPGGYYTQEDYREIVRYAESRYITIVPEIDMPGHTNAALASYPELNCNGLAPELYTGTKVGFSTLCTDKEIVYQFVDDVVREIAAITPGPYFHIGGDESHVTALEDYIPFIERVQDIVIKYKKKVIGWDEISHAQLRDDGVVQYWARTENALRGVAQDKKVLLSPAHKVYLDMQYDSTTQLGLHWAAYIELDSAYLWSPETLVPGIGKENILGIESPLWTETITTMDEIEYMVFPRLLAHAELGWSPIEARNWAHFADRLKRYAGHLKQLKVDYYPSPVVEWE; encoded by the coding sequence ATGAGAAACCAGACTTTATTGCTGATCACAATTGCGCGCAGTTGGAAGGCACTTTCGAAGTGCCTTCCAACTTATAACCATCTTAAAAACCTGCCTTTCTTACTATTTGCCACCTTGCTCGTTTTGACGTCCTGCAAAAAGCCAGCACCGACCGATTTAAGCAAAGCTGCACTGATTCCCTTTCCTAAAAGCATTTTTCCTACCCACGAACGGTTTTGTCTGCAAAAGGGTACCGTCATTCACGTATGGGAGGACGATATGATGCCCTTAGCGGAATACCTGGAAGAGATGCTTGAAGCGACGACCCAGCTGGACATCATCGTGGAAAAAGGGGATGTCACCAGGGGGACTGGCCATATCTATCTGGAATTGATGGATGATTATATCAATGAAGAAGGTCCAGCGTTTTACGAACTGAGTATCAAAAATAAGAAGGTTCACTTAATGAGTAAGTCCCCTGCGGGCGTTTTTTGGGGCATCCAAACCCTGTTACAACTACTACCTACAAGTGCTACCGAGGATAACCATTGGGTCATTGCCTCGGGTGTTATTGACGATGCGCCGCTCTATGATTACCGTGGGGCCATGCTCGATGTGTCGCGTCATTTCTTTGGTTTAGCTGATGTCAAGCGTTTTATCGACCTTATCGCTTTGTGCAAAATCAATTACCTCCACCTGCACTTGGCCGACGATCAGGGGTGGCGTATTGAAATCAAGTCCTGGCCCAACCTCACTACCCACGGAGGCAGTACCCAGGTGGGTGGCGGACCGGGTGGCTACTATACCCAAGAAGATTATCGGGAAATAGTGCGTTATGCGGAAAGCCGTTACATTACCATAGTGCCAGAAATCGACATGCCAGGCCATACCAATGCCGCATTAGCCTCTTATCCGGAGTTGAATTGCAATGGCCTTGCTCCCGAGTTGTATACGGGTACCAAAGTAGGGTTCAGCACACTTTGTACCGACAAAGAAATCGTTTATCAATTTGTAGATGATGTGGTGCGCGAAATAGCCGCCATCACACCTGGCCCTTACTTTCACATTGGTGGCGACGAATCGCACGTGACTGCCCTCGAAGATTATATCCCTTTCATCGAACGGGTGCAGGACATTGTCATCAAATACAAGAAAAAAGTCATTGGTTGGGATGAAATCTCCCACGCGCAACTGCGTGACGATGGCGTAGTTCAATACTGGGCGCGCACCGAAAATGCGCTCCGTGGGGTAGCACAAGACAAGAAAGTTTTATTGTCTCCGGCTCATAAGGTGTACCTGGATATGCAGTACGATTCTACCACCCAACTGGGCCTCCATTGGGCGGCATATATCGAGCTGGATAGTGCCTATTTGTGGTCACCAGAAACCTTGGTGCCGGGTATTGGCAAAGAAAATATCCTCGGTATAGAATCGCCCCTCTGGACAGAGACGATCACCACAATGGATGAGATCGAGTATATGGTCTTCCCCCGCTTATTGGCCCACGCCGAGCTGGGTTGGTCGCCAATCGAAGCCCGCAATTGGGCTCATTTTGCAGATCGACTCAAACGCTACGCGGGCCATCTAAAGCAGTTGAAAGTAGATTATTATCCTTCTCCGGTGGTTGAATGGGAGTAG
- a CDS encoding dihydrolipoamide acetyltransferase family protein — protein sequence MAQVELIMPKMGESIMEATILNWVKKEGDQVEMDETILEIATDKVDSEVPSPVAGTISKIMFQVDDVVEIGKVIAIIETEGESAKPQASPSVAEAAPASAPASSNGASTSAKVNTPAPTPEPATASVSVNAGDRFYSPLVRNIAKEEGIAQAELDALSGSGKEGRVTKKDMLAYLEQRSSAPAAVVTPSPATARPAAPAIDQPIASSPMADASGSGNVEIIEMDRMRRLIADHMVNSKHTSPHVTSFVEADVTNIVNWREKNKHAFQKKFGEKITFTPLFIEAIVRAIHDYPMINVSVDGKNIIRKKNINIGMAAALPTGNLIVPVIKNADHLSLIGLTKAVNDLAGRARDNKLKPEEIQDGTFTVTNVGTFGNVMGTPIINQPQAAIMAVGAIRKRPAVVETEFGDLIAVRHMMFLSLSYDHRVVDGMLGGSFLRRVGDYLEAFDANRSL from the coding sequence ATGGCGCAGGTAGAACTGATAATGCCCAAAATGGGGGAGAGCATCATGGAAGCTACCATCCTCAACTGGGTCAAAAAAGAAGGCGATCAGGTAGAGATGGACGAGACGATCCTGGAGATTGCTACCGATAAAGTAGACTCTGAGGTTCCTAGTCCGGTGGCCGGAACGATCAGTAAGATCATGTTCCAGGTGGATGATGTGGTAGAGATCGGTAAGGTGATCGCAATCATTGAAACGGAAGGAGAAAGTGCTAAGCCTCAGGCCAGTCCTAGTGTTGCAGAAGCTGCTCCAGCCAGTGCTCCTGCCTCTTCTAATGGTGCCAGCACGAGTGCCAAAGTCAATACCCCCGCACCTACGCCTGAGCCAGCGACGGCTTCGGTGAGTGTAAATGCTGGCGACCGCTTTTACAGCCCGTTGGTGCGTAACATTGCCAAAGAGGAAGGTATTGCGCAAGCAGAATTGGATGCCCTTTCTGGTTCTGGTAAAGAAGGTCGGGTAACGAAAAAAGACATGCTTGCTTACCTGGAGCAGCGTTCTTCGGCCCCAGCAGCGGTGGTTACTCCTTCTCCCGCTACTGCTCGCCCCGCTGCACCAGCGATCGATCAACCCATCGCTAGTAGTCCTATGGCAGATGCTTCCGGTAGTGGCAATGTGGAGATCATCGAAATGGATAGAATGCGCCGCCTGATCGCGGATCACATGGTCAATTCGAAGCATACTTCTCCTCATGTCACCTCTTTCGTAGAGGCGGATGTCACCAATATCGTCAACTGGCGGGAGAAAAATAAGCATGCTTTCCAGAAGAAATTCGGAGAAAAAATAACTTTCACCCCTCTGTTTATTGAAGCCATCGTTCGGGCTATCCACGATTACCCAATGATCAATGTTTCGGTAGACGGGAAGAATATCATCCGCAAGAAGAACATCAATATCGGGATGGCTGCGGCCCTGCCTACGGGCAACCTCATCGTACCCGTGATCAAAAATGCGGATCACCTCAGCCTTATCGGCCTCACCAAAGCGGTCAATGACCTCGCCGGAAGGGCACGGGACAATAAGCTGAAGCCGGAAGAAATTCAGGATGGTACCTTTACCGTTACCAACGTAGGTACCTTCGGCAACGTCATGGGTACACCCATCATCAACCAGCCTCAGGCAGCGATCATGGCTGTGGGAGCCATCCGCAAGCGCCCGGCAGTGGTAGAAACAGAATTTGGTGACCTCATCGCGGTACGTCACATGATGTTTTTGTCCTTGTCCTACGATCACCGTGTTGTAGATGGTATGTTAGGAGGCTCCTTCCTCCGCAGAGTAGGAGATTACCTGGAGGCGTTTGATGCGAATAGAAGCTTGTAG